A single window of Moorena sp. SIOASIH DNA harbors:
- a CDS encoding bifunctional diguanylate cyclase/phosphodiesterase gives MDNQSIQQKIHKIQTGLQLVLKNSNDILLQPKLISMFLEEIGIALEELEVHQQELLASRCQVELERQRYQTLFNSAPDAYLVTNTKGVIQKANLAAANLLNVNRTFPVGKPIIVFVAQEDRSWVTTQLNQLTAFPLRDWEVRLQPRQCEPLTGSIAICTIPDSEGKGVELLWTIRDISGRKKAEAALEAQLNVDGLTQVYNRRHFDQVFDKEWQRSRRDQLPLAIILIDVDSFKRYNDSYGHQKGDQCLQQIAQAIRDVLKRPADLVARYGGDEFAVVLPNTDASGATEVAHLIQKAVQGLNIINNSNNYSNNYSSPISEQLTLSLGIASEIPKLDQKPGMLIARADSALYQVKATGGDGYAVCTNQGQGDRLGLGKLEEELEEELYRAVGQHEFILNYQPIMSLETRQILGFEVLVRWQHPKQGLIRPSQFLSIAEQTGLILPLGEWVLSTACWQLHEWQHLRNTIPLFISVNLSAQQLCHPTFLPQLQQILQETGISGSNLILEITENSLLAAKADGGIDLNQLQAEGIQLALDDFGSSYSCLAHLTNLPINIFKIDPFFIKTMESDPKNAAIVKTIIFLAHQLGITVTGKAIETPEQMASLQKLTCDYGQGFFLSEPMDAKGASSLIQVGN, from the coding sequence ATGGACAATCAATCAATACAGCAAAAGATTCATAAGATCCAAACCGGCTTACAGCTGGTGTTGAAGAATTCTAATGACATACTTTTACAACCTAAGCTGATTTCAATGTTTCTAGAGGAAATTGGCATCGCCCTAGAAGAGTTGGAGGTACACCAGCAGGAATTACTTGCCAGTCGTTGCCAAGTGGAATTGGAGCGCCAACGCTACCAGACTTTGTTCAATTCAGCCCCGGATGCCTACCTAGTGACCAATACCAAAGGTGTGATTCAAAAGGCTAACCTAGCGGCAGCAAACCTGTTGAACGTGAACCGCACCTTTCCGGTGGGCAAACCCATAATCGTGTTTGTGGCTCAAGAAGACAGGAGTTGGGTTACCACTCAACTGAATCAACTGACAGCATTTCCTTTAAGGGATTGGGAAGTGCGTCTGCAACCACGGCAGTGTGAGCCTTTGACTGGGTCAATCGCTATCTGTACTATACCTGATTCCGAAGGCAAAGGGGTAGAGCTGCTCTGGACAATCAGGGACATTAGCGGACGCAAAAAAGCTGAAGCTGCCCTGGAAGCTCAGTTAAATGTGGATGGGCTGACCCAAGTGTATAACCGCCGTCACTTCGATCAGGTATTTGACAAAGAATGGCAACGCTCAAGGCGAGACCAGTTGCCTTTGGCTATAATTTTAATTGATGTGGATAGCTTCAAACGCTACAACGATTCTTATGGTCACCAAAAGGGTGATCAATGTCTTCAACAAATTGCCCAAGCTATCCGTGATGTGCTCAAACGTCCAGCTGATTTAGTCGCCCGCTACGGTGGTGATGAATTTGCCGTAGTTTTGCCCAATACTGATGCCTCTGGGGCTACAGAGGTTGCCCACTTGATTCAAAAGGCGGTGCAAGGTCTCAACATTATTAATAATAGTAATAATTACAGTAATAATTACAGTTCCCCGATCAGCGAGCAGCTCACCCTGAGTTTAGGAATCGCCAGCGAGATTCCTAAACTGGATCAAAAACCAGGAATGTTAATCGCTAGGGCTGATAGTGCTCTGTATCAAGTCAAAGCCACAGGTGGCGATGGCTACGCAGTATGTACCAACCAAGGCCAGGGCGATAGGTTGGGTTTGGGAAAGTTAGAGGAAGAATTAGAAGAGGAATTGTATAGGGCAGTAGGGCAGCATGAGTTTATACTAAACTATCAGCCAATTATGTCCCTAGAGACCAGGCAAATCCTGGGGTTTGAGGTGTTGGTGCGTTGGCAGCACCCCAAGCAGGGACTGATCAGGCCATCCCAGTTTCTATCGATTGCTGAGCAAACCGGACTGATTCTTCCCCTGGGGGAGTGGGTTTTGAGTACTGCTTGTTGGCAGTTGCATGAATGGCAGCATCTGCGGAATACTATACCATTGTTCATCAGTGTCAACCTTTCTGCACAACAACTGTGCCATCCCACTTTCCTGCCTCAGCTTCAACAAATTTTGCAGGAGACTGGTATATCTGGGAGTAATTTAATATTAGAAATTACCGAAAATTCTCTACTAGCTGCAAAAGCCGACGGAGGTATAGACTTAAACCAACTCCAAGCTGAGGGGATTCAATTAGCCCTAGATGATTTTGGCAGTAGCTACTCTTGTCTGGCTCATTTAACGAATCTGCCGATAAACATCTTTAAAATTGACCCTTTTTTTATCAAAACGATGGAGTCTGACCCCAAAAATGCAGCTATTGTTAAAACTATCATATTTCTAGCTCACCAGCTCGGGATAACAGTGACAGGGAAAGCCATCGAAACTCCTGAACAAATGGCAAGCTTGCAAAAGTTAACTTGTGATTATGGGCAAGGTTTTTTTTTGTCGGAGCCAATGGACGCTAAAGGGGCTTCTAGTCTAATCCAAGTAGGGAATTAG
- a CDS encoding competence/damage-inducible protein A → MSAEIICVGTELLLGDILNSNAQFLAQELAALGIPHYYQTVVGDNIGRLQQVLAIASERSTILIFTGGLGPTPDDLTTEAIAKFFGAPLIEEPDVIEDITQKFARRGRQLTTNNRKQALIPEGAEVLPNLNGTAPGIIWKPRADLTILTFPGVPREMNQMWRDTAVPYLKSQGWGKEIVYSRMLRFWGIGESALAEKVAPFFDLTNPTVAPYASKGQVRLRVSARAASEHEAQQLIEPVAQKLQEIGGINYFGTDTDTLASVVGQLLTSASETMSVAESCTGGGIGSMITSVPGSSNYFLGGIIAYDNAVKTGVLGVNSSDLKAMGAVSKVVAEQMATGVRSLLSSTWSLSITGIAGPGGNTDTKPVGLVYIGLAGPDGILECYKYTLGQHRSRSDLRHISACYALDRLRCKLLNR, encoded by the coding sequence ATGAGTGCAGAAATTATTTGTGTAGGTACGGAACTACTGCTGGGGGATATTCTCAACAGCAATGCTCAGTTTTTAGCCCAGGAGCTAGCGGCATTGGGCATTCCTCACTACTATCAGACAGTGGTGGGAGATAATATCGGGCGTTTACAGCAAGTATTGGCAATTGCTAGTGAGCGCTCCACTATCCTAATATTTACTGGTGGTCTTGGTCCGACGCCCGATGACTTGACCACGGAAGCGATCGCTAAATTTTTTGGCGCTCCTCTGATTGAAGAACCAGATGTTATAGAGGACATCACTCAGAAGTTTGCCCGGCGGGGACGTCAATTAACTACCAATAACCGCAAGCAAGCCCTAATTCCAGAAGGGGCAGAAGTATTACCCAACCTGAACGGAACAGCTCCTGGTATCATCTGGAAACCCCGTGCTGATTTAACCATTCTCACGTTTCCTGGTGTTCCTAGGGAAATGAATCAGATGTGGCGAGACACGGCTGTTCCCTATCTCAAAAGCCAAGGCTGGGGTAAAGAAATCGTTTATAGCCGAATGTTGCGGTTTTGGGGGATTGGAGAATCGGCTTTGGCTGAGAAAGTTGCTCCCTTTTTTGACCTTACCAACCCCACCGTTGCTCCCTATGCTAGTAAGGGACAAGTGAGGTTAAGAGTTTCGGCCCGTGCGGCTTCAGAACATGAAGCGCAACAGTTAATTGAACCAGTCGCCCAAAAATTACAGGAGATTGGGGGAATTAACTATTTCGGTACTGACACCGATACCCTAGCTTCTGTAGTGGGTCAGCTATTGACAAGTGCCTCAGAAACTATGAGCGTAGCGGAATCCTGTACTGGCGGCGGTATTGGGAGTATGATAACCAGTGTCCCGGGGAGTTCTAATTATTTTCTGGGGGGTATAATTGCTTATGATAACGCTGTGAAAACTGGTGTACTGGGAGTGAATTCCTCAGATTTGAAGGCGATGGGGGCGGTAAGTAAAGTTGTAGCAGAGCAAATGGCAACAGGAGTGCGATCGCTTCTTTCTTCAACCTGGTCACTGAGTATTACAGGCATAGCTGGACCTGGAGGCAATACCGATACCAAGCCTGTGGGTCTAGTTTACATTGGTCTAGCCGGACCAGATGGCATTTTAGAATGCTACAAGTACACCTTGGGTCAACATCGGAGTCGGTCTGACCTACGTCACATCAGTGCCTGCTATGCCCTCGATCGGCTACGGTGCAAATTGCTGAATCGGTGA
- a CDS encoding DUF456 family protein, which yields MWLIILYWLLILMMLVGIIGSVVPGIPGAMLILAATIIWGIAEGFSSVTWALGVAIFVWLLGMGVDFLAAYWGAKKAGASNWGQIGSIIGLFMGVFGLLPALPFGGPLLGIVLGPLLGAFVGEFLYQRKLKLQPRIKQSFKAGLGIVVGSLVGNLIQGMLAIATVVVFIFTTWPPGAGI from the coding sequence ATGTGGTTAATCATTTTGTACTGGTTGCTGATTCTGATGATGCTAGTAGGCATTATTGGTTCGGTTGTTCCTGGCATTCCCGGTGCCATGTTGATTTTAGCTGCCACCATAATTTGGGGTATTGCTGAGGGCTTTAGTAGCGTCACCTGGGCATTGGGCGTAGCAATCTTTGTGTGGCTACTCGGTATGGGGGTCGATTTTTTAGCCGCTTACTGGGGAGCCAAAAAAGCTGGTGCTAGTAATTGGGGACAAATTGGTTCCATAATCGGCTTGTTCATGGGGGTTTTTGGTCTTTTACCCGCCTTGCCCTTCGGCGGACCGTTACTAGGGATTGTGCTCGGACCGTTGTTAGGGGCGTTTGTAGGTGAGTTTCTCTATCAACGGAAGTTAAAGTTACAGCCTAGAATTAAGCAATCCTTTAAAGCTGGCTTGGGGATTGTGGTCGGTTCATTGGTAGGAAATTTGATTCAGGGAATGCTTGCGATCGCTACTGTGGTGGTGTTTATTTTCACCACCTGGCCCCCAGGTGCAGGGATTTAG
- a CDS encoding cofactor assembly of complex C subunit B → MAKPDQNDVLRLLPFAVGGLAGSLLLINRLLTSQLTNSQARSDAVGVIVCAVLILTGLLWQQVQPKPPDTVKLIGEEGLELAPELPDQVKTELAWASHLLLTNTVTRSLVVVYQGKVLLRRGILGKNPQVEPGAIFKRVLETQKAVYLVNLKLYPGRLEFDYLPVNTQGVICQPIGNQGALILAANAPRSYTKQDENWIEGIADKLANTLSGNL, encoded by the coding sequence ATGGCTAAACCCGACCAAAATGATGTACTGCGGCTGCTGCCATTTGCGGTTGGAGGATTGGCAGGGAGTCTGTTGCTGATCAACCGTTTATTAACCTCCCAGCTAACCAATTCTCAAGCTCGTTCTGATGCTGTAGGGGTAATTGTTTGTGCTGTATTGATTTTGACAGGTTTACTGTGGCAGCAGGTACAGCCCAAACCTCCTGATACAGTTAAACTGATTGGCGAAGAGGGTTTGGAACTCGCTCCAGAACTGCCAGATCAGGTAAAAACTGAATTAGCCTGGGCATCCCATCTATTACTGACTAATACGGTAACGCGATCGCTTGTGGTGGTATACCAAGGCAAAGTCCTGCTCCGGCGGGGGATCTTGGGCAAAAATCCCCAAGTCGAGCCGGGAGCCATTTTCAAGCGGGTTCTCGAAACTCAAAAAGCCGTCTATCTAGTTAACCTGAAGCTCTATCCAGGGCGACTTGAATTTGACTACTTGCCTGTTAACACACAAGGTGTCATATGTCAACCGATTGGCAACCAAGGAGCGCTAATTTTGGCAGCCAATGCTCCCCGAAGTTACACTAAACAAGATGAAAATTGGATTGAGGGGATTGCTGATAAACTCGCCAATACTCTCTCTGGTAACTTATAA
- the rpaB gene encoding response regulator transcription factor RpaB, with protein METHKEKILVVDDEASIRRILETRLSMIGYEVVTAADGEEALNTFRDTEPDLVVLDVMMPKLDGYGVCQELRKESDIPIIMLTALGDVADRITGLELGADDYVVKPFSPKELEARIRSVLRRFDKVGSAGIPSSGVIHVGSIKIDTNKRQVYKGDERIRLTGMEFSLLELLVRRSGEPFSRSEILQEVWGYTPERHVDTRVVDVHISRLRAKLEDDPSNPELILTARGTGYLFQRIIEPGDEKY; from the coding sequence TTGGAAACTCATAAAGAAAAAATTCTTGTTGTCGATGACGAGGCTAGTATCCGTCGCATATTAGAAACTCGGTTGTCCATGATTGGCTACGAGGTAGTCACAGCCGCCGATGGAGAAGAAGCCCTAAACACATTTCGTGATACAGAGCCTGACCTAGTGGTGTTAGATGTGATGATGCCAAAGCTAGACGGCTATGGTGTCTGTCAAGAATTACGCAAGGAATCAGACATTCCCATTATTATGCTAACTGCTTTAGGGGATGTCGCTGACCGGATTACAGGTCTAGAGTTAGGAGCAGATGACTATGTGGTCAAGCCCTTTTCGCCAAAAGAATTGGAAGCCCGTATTCGCTCCGTACTGCGGCGGTTTGATAAAGTCGGGTCTGCCGGTATTCCTAGTTCTGGCGTGATTCATGTCGGGAGTATCAAAATCGACACCAACAAGCGGCAGGTCTACAAAGGGGATGAGCGGATTCGGCTGACTGGGATGGAGTTCAGTCTTCTGGAGTTATTAGTTAGACGTTCCGGAGAACCATTCTCCCGTTCTGAAATTTTGCAGGAAGTGTGGGGCTATACCCCCGAACGCCATGTGGATACCCGTGTAGTAGATGTCCACATCTCCCGGCTACGAGCCAAGTTAGAGGATGACCCGAGTAATCCTGAGCTAATTCTGACCGCACGAGGTACAGGTTATTTGTTCCAACGGATCATTGAACCGGGGGATGAAAAATACTAA
- the radA gene encoding DNA repair protein RadA, translating to MPKPKTLYVCNACGAESSQWFGKCPACGTYNSLDEVAPPPPVKISRGGWQSNTYSDNHDPRTGPAQPRSSLTFSEIVDTVQIRFPSGYGELDRVLGGGIVPGSLVLIGGDPGIGKSTLMLQVANQLAKLHRILYVCAEESGQQVKLRASRLGVVSAETPDQQSNNGRVKKEAKSSKSKSSKSKSSKTPIAAQDSDSKSESKDADLYILPETDLEEILRELESLKPQVAVIDSIQTLYFPALTSAPGSVAQVRECTSALMQVAKRSNITLLIVGHVTKEGAIAGPRVLEHLVDTVLYFEGDRFASHRLLRSVKNRFGATHEIGIFEMVSNGLQEVLNPSDLFLGNRDEMSPGTATVVACEGTRPILVELQALVSPASYGAPRRSTTGVDYNRLQQILAVLEKRVGIPLSKLDAYVATAGGLGVEEPAADLGMAIAVVASFRDRVVDPRTVMIGEISLGGQVRLVSQMELRLKEAAKLGFKRAIIPKGQTLPDLGIEIIQVSRVLDAIIAALPGGLRQDFHEDIEDQI from the coding sequence ATGCCGAAGCCTAAAACGCTCTATGTGTGTAATGCCTGTGGTGCTGAGTCCTCCCAATGGTTCGGCAAATGTCCTGCCTGTGGTACTTACAATTCCTTGGATGAGGTAGCTCCCCCACCCCCGGTCAAAATCAGTCGCGGGGGTTGGCAATCCAATACTTATTCCGATAACCACGACCCTAGAACTGGACCAGCTCAACCGAGATCATCCCTTACCTTCTCAGAAATTGTTGATACTGTCCAGATCCGCTTCCCCTCAGGCTATGGGGAACTCGACCGAGTCCTCGGAGGTGGCATTGTGCCTGGGTCTTTAGTATTAATTGGTGGAGATCCAGGGATTGGCAAATCAACCTTAATGCTCCAAGTTGCCAATCAACTTGCCAAGTTGCATCGTATTCTATACGTTTGTGCAGAGGAATCAGGACAGCAGGTAAAACTGCGAGCATCTCGCCTGGGTGTGGTATCAGCAGAAACCCCTGATCAGCAATCTAATAACGGTAGGGTGAAAAAGGAGGCTAAGTCTTCTAAGTCTAAGTCTTCTAAGTCAAAATCATCCAAAACTCCCATAGCTGCTCAAGACTCTGACTCTAAATCTGAGTCTAAAGACGCTGATTTGTATATCTTACCAGAAACCGATTTAGAGGAAATTCTGCGAGAGTTGGAATCCCTCAAACCTCAGGTAGCAGTGATTGACAGTATTCAGACCCTTTATTTTCCGGCCTTGACCTCTGCTCCTGGTTCCGTTGCTCAAGTGCGGGAATGTACCTCCGCCCTGATGCAGGTAGCAAAGCGGTCAAACATTACCCTATTAATTGTGGGTCATGTGACCAAAGAAGGCGCGATCGCAGGACCAAGGGTACTGGAACACTTAGTCGATACCGTATTGTACTTTGAAGGCGATCGCTTTGCCTCCCATCGGCTACTGCGTTCTGTGAAAAACCGCTTTGGGGCTACTCATGAAATCGGTATTTTTGAAATGGTCAGCAATGGTTTGCAGGAAGTCTTAAATCCTTCTGATCTGTTTTTGGGTAACCGGGATGAAATGAGCCCTGGTACTGCTACTGTAGTCGCTTGTGAAGGTACTCGTCCGATTCTGGTAGAGTTGCAAGCCCTGGTAAGTCCTGCCAGTTATGGGGCACCACGCCGCTCAACCACTGGAGTTGATTACAACCGCTTACAACAAATTCTGGCAGTCTTGGAAAAGCGAGTCGGGATTCCCCTATCCAAATTAGATGCTTATGTAGCAACAGCAGGGGGGCTAGGAGTAGAAGAACCCGCAGCTGATTTAGGAATGGCTATTGCCGTAGTAGCCAGTTTTCGCGATCGCGTTGTCGATCCTCGCACCGTTATGATTGGTGAAATCAGCTTAGGGGGGCAAGTGCGACTAGTCTCTCAGATGGAACTCCGACTCAAAGAAGCTGCCAAGTTAGGGTTCAAGCGAGCCATCATACCCAAAGGTCAAACCTTACCTGATCTCGGTATTGAAATTATTCAAGTATCCAGAGTACTAGATGCCATTATCGCTGCCTTGCCTGGGGGATTACGGCAGGACTTCCATGAGGATATCGAGGATCAAATATAA
- a CDS encoding creatininase family protein has product MLLHLSTWTEIEAYLKESPGIILPIGSTEQHGPTGLIGTDAICAEAIAKGVSEATNALVAPTINVGMALHHTAFPGSISLKPSTLIQVIKDYLTCLTRAGFTKFFFINGHGGNIATLKAAFSESYAHLSDLQIPNGERVQCRVANWFMCRSVYKLAKELYGDQEGSHATPSEVALTQYLYPEAIKQAPLSETVASGHPIYGAADFRRRYPDGRMGSNPALATPQHGKQFYELAVKELSGSYLEFLAAE; this is encoded by the coding sequence ATGCTGTTACACTTGAGTACTTGGACAGAAATTGAAGCTTACCTAAAGGAATCACCAGGGATTATTCTGCCCATTGGTTCAACTGAACAACATGGACCAACTGGATTGATTGGCACCGACGCAATATGTGCAGAAGCGATCGCAAAAGGTGTGTCTGAGGCAACGAATGCCCTAGTTGCTCCCACCATTAATGTCGGGATGGCGCTACACCACACGGCTTTTCCCGGTAGCATCAGTTTGAAACCGAGTACTTTAATTCAGGTGATCAAAGACTACCTGACTTGCTTGACTAGAGCTGGGTTCACCAAGTTTTTCTTTATCAATGGTCATGGGGGTAATATCGCTACCCTTAAGGCAGCGTTTTCTGAAAGTTACGCCCACTTGAGCGATTTACAGATTCCCAATGGGGAAAGGGTTCAGTGTCGGGTAGCTAATTGGTTTATGTGCCGTTCTGTCTATAAATTAGCTAAGGAATTGTATGGGGATCAAGAAGGTTCCCATGCTACTCCTTCTGAGGTAGCACTTACCCAATATCTTTATCCCGAAGCGATTAAACAAGCACCCCTCTCAGAAACAGTTGCGTCTGGACACCCAATTTATGGAGCCGCAGATTTTCGTCGCCGTTATCCCGATGGTCGTATGGGGTCTAATCCAGCCTTAGCAACACCGCAACATGGTAAGCAGTTTTATGAGTTGGCAGTCAAGGAGTTGAGTGGTAGTTATTTAGAGTTTCTGGCCGCAGAGTGA
- a CDS encoding response regulator transcription factor: MLALDIPHSASGSELTKAKQVLVVEDEELIREMIVLALEEEGYEVLTASDGATALTMLQDTDQTGYSVDLLILDLMLPQVNGLDLCRLLRYRGNPIPILILSAKASETDRVLGLEVGADDYLTKPFSMRELIARCRALIRRQHLNGMTPTPVQEFREIKLYPQECRVTVRGEEVNLSPKEFRLLDLFINHPRRVWSREQLIDQVWGMDFVGDTKTVDVHIRWLREKLEEDPSKPEYLITVRGFGYRFG; this comes from the coding sequence ATGCTTGCTCTCGACATACCCCACAGTGCTTCAGGTTCAGAACTGACCAAGGCTAAACAAGTCTTAGTGGTGGAAGACGAAGAACTAATCCGAGAAATGATCGTCCTAGCCCTGGAAGAAGAAGGTTACGAGGTTTTAACTGCTTCCGACGGCGCTACAGCTTTGACTATGCTTCAGGATACCGATCAAACTGGTTACTCTGTGGATTTGCTCATATTAGACCTAATGTTACCTCAGGTTAATGGTTTAGATCTGTGTCGGTTGCTACGTTATCGAGGAAATCCCATTCCTATCCTGATTCTCAGTGCCAAAGCTAGTGAAACGGATCGGGTTTTAGGTTTGGAAGTTGGTGCAGACGACTACCTCACTAAACCGTTCAGTATGCGGGAGTTGATTGCTCGTTGCCGAGCCTTAATTCGTCGCCAACACTTGAATGGTATGACTCCAACACCAGTGCAGGAATTCCGAGAGATCAAGCTGTACCCCCAAGAGTGTCGGGTGACGGTTCGGGGAGAAGAGGTTAATTTATCTCCCAAAGAGTTTCGACTTTTGGACTTATTTATCAATCATCCCCGCCGAGTTTGGTCTCGGGAGCAATTAATTGATCAAGTATGGGGAATGGATTTTGTAGGAGATACTAAAACAGTGGATGTTCATATTCGCTGGTTACGGGAAAAATTAGAGGAAGACCCCAGTAAACCAGAATACCTGATCACTGTAAGGGGTTTTGGTTATCGCTTTGGATAA
- a CDS encoding transposase, with protein MIILEFKARGKKAQYQSIDKAIRTTKFVRNSCLRLWMDNKRLSKYDLNKYCKTLAKNFSFANELNSTARQAAAERAWSSIARFFENCKKKVPGKKGFPKFQKHCRSVEYKQSGWKLSPDKKSITFSDKKGIGKLKLKGTWDLWRFDKNLIKRVRIVKRADGYYVQFCISVDVKEQLEPADATVGLDVGLKEFYTDSRGNTEPNPRFYRKGEKRLKFYQRRVSRRKKGSSNCKKAINRLGRQHLKISRQREEHAKRLARCVIRSNDLVAYEDLRVKNMVKNHCLAKSINDAGWYQFRKWLEHFGTKFGRVTVAVNPAYTSQNCSECGEIVKKSLSTRTHVCKCGCRLDRDQNAAINILKRALGTVGHTGTWIDRRSRYANVDPNASGDLTSTVLGSGQVQQVESLSEESPRL; from the coding sequence ATGATCATACTTGAGTTTAAGGCACGCGGGAAAAAGGCACAGTATCAATCTATAGACAAAGCTATTCGGACTACTAAATTTGTACGGAATAGCTGCCTACGACTATGGATGGACAACAAAAGGCTAAGTAAGTACGACTTAAACAAGTACTGTAAGACCTTAGCTAAAAACTTTTCTTTTGCCAATGAACTGAACTCAACGGCTCGACAGGCTGCGGCTGAAAGAGCATGGTCATCAATTGCTCGCTTCTTTGAAAACTGCAAGAAAAAAGTCCCCGGCAAAAAAGGCTTCCCTAAATTCCAGAAACATTGTAGGTCGGTCGAATACAAACAGTCAGGGTGGAAGTTGTCCCCTGACAAAAAGTCGATTACTTTCAGTGATAAAAAAGGGATTGGAAAGCTAAAACTTAAGGGTACATGGGATTTGTGGCGTTTTGATAAAAATTTAATTAAGCGGGTTCGCATAGTCAAAAGGGCTGACGGGTATTATGTTCAATTTTGTATCTCTGTCGATGTAAAAGAACAGTTGGAACCGGCTGACGCGACCGTGGGATTGGATGTAGGACTAAAAGAGTTTTATACCGATTCTAGGGGCAACACTGAACCTAATCCCAGGTTTTATCGTAAAGGTGAAAAGCGATTAAAATTTTATCAACGCCGAGTTTCTCGGAGAAAGAAAGGCTCATCTAACTGCAAAAAAGCCATCAATAGACTAGGCAGACAACATCTCAAAATAAGTAGGCAACGTGAAGAACATGCCAAGAGACTGGCACGTTGCGTAATACGGTCTAACGACTTGGTCGCCTACGAAGATTTGAGAGTAAAGAATATGGTCAAGAATCATTGTCTGGCTAAGTCTATTAATGATGCAGGTTGGTATCAATTTAGGAAATGGTTAGAGCATTTTGGAACTAAATTTGGCAGGGTCACGGTTGCAGTAAATCCTGCCTATACAAGCCAGAATTGTTCTGAATGCGGCGAAATTGTCAAAAAATCACTATCTACTAGGACTCACGTCTGCAAGTGTGGTTGTAGATTAGATCGGGATCAAAACGCCGCGATCAACATACTAAAAAGAGCCTTGGGTACGGTGGGGCACACCGGAACCTGGATTGACCGTAGGTCACGCTACGCGAACGTAGATCCCAACGCTTCGGGAGATTTGACCTCTACTGTTCTTGGTTCCGGTCAGGTTCAGCAAGTCGAATCGTTGAGCGAAGAATCCCCGCGTCTTTAG
- a CDS encoding PAS domain-containing sensor histidine kinase, with amino-acid sequence MNLLAFLLGLALGIGLWLWQQHQLKRRLQQMLGTLQVDATSNSLSAVSRLRQAIAIANHQREVIEQELQTWQEVVQVAPLGYFLVDEENQLLWCNQQARQLLHIHHWESGQIRLLLEWVRSYELDQLIQTTRQQQEPGICEWVFHPSCLKGEAMGEMRSLYLRASSWPLPQKQVGVFLENQQPLVELCESRNQWFGDLAHELRTPLTSISLVAETLQSRLEAQESRWVDKMLAEVKRLIQLVEDWLEISKLKQDPTPHLNCQSIELKSLIFRVWQTLELLAQQKNLTLAYNGPNQLYLEADPSRLTQVFLNLFDNSIKHSPPQAAIRVEVNAISSQEAAVCDTWIQIKVIDAGDGFAESDLPRVFERLYRGDHSRAREQSNYSNGDPLPVRRGSGLGLSIVQQIIEAHGGSILATNHWETGGACIEIALPDTTKG; translated from the coding sequence ATGAACCTCCTAGCATTTTTACTAGGTCTGGCTTTGGGAATTGGGCTGTGGCTGTGGCAGCAGCACCAACTCAAACGACGGCTACAGCAAATGTTGGGAACACTACAGGTGGATGCTACCAGCAACTCGTTGTCGGCAGTTTCTCGTTTGCGGCAAGCGATCGCAATAGCCAATCATCAACGAGAAGTGATCGAGCAAGAACTGCAAACGTGGCAGGAAGTAGTTCAGGTAGCACCATTAGGTTATTTTCTGGTGGATGAAGAAAACCAGTTACTCTGGTGCAACCAGCAAGCACGTCAGTTATTACATATTCATCACTGGGAATCAGGACAAATCCGCTTATTACTGGAGTGGGTGCGTTCCTACGAATTGGATCAGCTGATTCAAACTACCCGTCAGCAGCAGGAACCTGGTATCTGTGAATGGGTATTTCACCCCAGTTGCTTAAAGGGGGAGGCCATGGGTGAAATGCGATCGCTTTATCTAAGAGCTTCCAGTTGGCCCTTACCCCAGAAACAAGTTGGTGTGTTTCTGGAAAATCAACAACCTTTGGTGGAACTGTGTGAGTCTCGCAACCAGTGGTTTGGGGATTTAGCCCACGAACTAAGAACCCCTTTAACCTCCATTAGTTTAGTGGCGGAAACCTTACAGAGCCGTCTGGAGGCTCAGGAAAGCCGCTGGGTGGACAAAATGCTGGCAGAAGTCAAACGGCTGATTCAGCTTGTGGAAGATTGGCTGGAAATTAGTAAACTCAAGCAAGACCCCACTCCACATCTTAACTGTCAATCCATAGAACTAAAGAGTTTAATTTTTAGGGTCTGGCAAACCCTAGAACTCCTAGCCCAACAGAAGAACTTAACCCTTGCCTATAATGGACCCAATCAATTGTATCTGGAAGCTGATCCCTCTCGTCTGACTCAGGTGTTTCTAAATTTATTTGACAACAGTATTAAACACAGCCCACCTCAGGCTGCCATTCGAGTTGAGGTTAATGCTATATCTTCCCAGGAGGCGGCTGTTTGCGATACTTGGATTCAAATTAAGGTGATCGACGCAGGAGATGGTTTTGCCGAGTCAGATTTACCCCGTGTCTTTGAGCGACTTTACCGGGGAGATCACTCAAGAGCCAGAGAGCAGAGTAATTACAGTAATGGAGACCCCTTACCTGTTCGTCGTGGCAGTGGTCTAGGACTATCCATTGTGCAGCAAATTATTGAGGCTCACGGTGGCTCTATCCTAGCCACCAATCACTGGGAAACAGGTGGTGCCTGTATAGAAATTGCACTTCCAGATACCACCAAAGGTTGA